The window ttattttagtttactCGGTTAAAATGTTTGGTTTTCTAGTTTTTCgagtaaaaaccaaaaaataatatcatttatttattttcatgttatgagTTTTAGATAGTCGTtatgtcgaaccaatagtttcatattatagtttctaaaatagtttaataaaaagaaaaaagaattgttaagatatattattttactaCATTTGGTtggtagtgaaagaagcattaagaaaaaagtatttcaactttcaaaaaaattagatacctCAGTTGTGGTGAATATTTAGTTACAAGGTggtcacatcaaggtgcacatatatatgtatgtaagaaatatatataaatagttgataaatatataaagatattattaattaatactaaatgacatttttgttcaaaataatacatgaaagataaaattaaaattaatttaaaataaagaaggccttcattagtcattttttcatataaaaaaaataaaattgtaggGGTGGGCCAGATCGAATATATGGGTATTTAGAAGCATTCGTGTCGATTCTATCTTTAACAACCTAGATATTggtgactcggatatccgaagtgttttagaattttaaagaaaatccgatttgatccgtaaataaaataaaattttaaaaataattgaaaaattaataataacattttattacaaaataaaacattattaaaaattttaaattctagtacctaatataataaatttaattcataaaaatattataaaactgatataaagtataatatatatctcatatatatataattctttacatatatgtgtatatatatatgcatataagagatcgaattagatatatattcttaaaaatattggtatttgtgatttgcttcttttttggatattgtattttagtatttgatttgtttcgtagagttacggatatccagattttttggttcaaatcaaaacggataacgaatcgaatcaaaatttatgaatattttgctcaactttatccgtaaacaataaaataatatatatatagtttgccTTTTGAAAccttatctatttttattcgaaccgaaaaatccaaagTTATATTAGAACCAtgcatgtgagttttatattaataaaacgcaaagtacatagtgtaaacacatttatgaatatagtgtaaaCGCGTTAACatacttattatcaaatcattgtgatgCTGCCACGTGTcaattatagtgtgaatgcatttattacaatgcttatcttttaatatctaaGGGATTCACAAATCTAATTAGGCATATAAAACCCATAAATGCATCCGCGCTAGCCCTAGAAAAAATTTAAGCATGAACATAAAAGGATAAATGGAACTATTTTGAAGTATATGTATCGTCCCTTGCTTCCCAAGCAAACAAAGGAACGTGACAGGAAAATCCACAAGAATCAACAATAAGCGAGGAACAGTTACGGTTTTAACTACTCTTATCTCTTCATAACTTCTCTTGCTTGTTTCCTTCAACATTGTGCGTCCGATATGACTACTACTATTAATAATGTAAGTAAACACTACAATTTTCTAaagttattttctaaaatttctaTGTAATTACTGTTATATGTAATAAAAATCCCGtcaaaaacaaaagtttaatatattttacgtTTTGTGTACAGGAAATTTGTATCATTAGGAAATAATTATTTCCTTATTTATCGATGTGTCTAGTTGGTGATACTGCAGAAACAGTGTTCTAAAACGCGCTAGGCGTTAACTATACCCCGTATATACGGagtatatacaaatatatgtttttatacgaaatataagtataagattaatatatatacattatatttgACAAAACtgaacataatatattttagatcCAATTTTATGTATAAACAAGATATGAGCCTGTTGCGTTGCAACGGGTTTCgtttaatgttttaatttaataaaaatcataaaataataaattattttattataatattatgattgtttttttgcatatgttgtttgagatttttttataattaaaacccGTTTTCACAATTAAGTTCAAGGtagtatttgtattttataatcatggtgCATAGATGAGTTGTTATAAACTTTATACTAAGGATTAGAGAGAGTATTATACACAAACATTTAAACTGAACACAATCCGAAATATTTCCaattaatattaactatttttaaaacttgcaaTTTTCAAATTCGTTTTTtcaatatcatttatatttttacaatttttcttgttaattgaATAATTGTTACTATTTTGttatcattaaatttttgaagtaaaaattactattaaataaaattttacaattctctCTGGTCACGatttaaaaaaagaaggaaaaattCTTAATTGACTAAGATTAGAATATAATTTTCTTCTAGAAATCgtttttatttaagattttaggaaaataataagttattttcacataatggaagtttttattgacacattcacaatctaattttttaattgacaATATCACAATCATATGaggtgaaatatttgaagttaattttggtttatattttttaacacaaaattattaaaaagcaAAGTTAGTTAATGataagaaaaataagattacttttacgttttattttctttaaacgtttagaaagaaaattaattattttatttcttttagatttttatacatatattttatttttaatagaaaaattatgtttaattatttatatattttgacttatacatacaaacacatatttatcATATTCACACATACTCATGTACAACAAtaacatcaaaattaaaaagttatgctagcatcataagatgtaataaggataataaaaagttgagttgtatcaagaaattaaaacaaaatactcAGATAATACTTTTCATGTAAATATTATtgtgttttgtaaaaataatatgtggaagcttaaacctaaatatagatgtgaaatatttgtagctattttttGTCATagttttttaacataaaattatctattaaaaaggaaagttatttacttataagaaaacaataagagtacttttacaattttcttttaattatgcgtttataaaagtaatattatctattttaaagttagtttttcttcatgtttttattaaataatttattgtacTTGTAGGATTTTACAATTCGTTTctgtttaacattttttttcttaaaagttaatgtttatcttttataattatctatctttagtatctttaaaaaaacattataatgaaaaaaaaattaataataataataataataataataataataataataataataataataataataataataataataataataataaggaaAATACCTTAGAATAACACTAAAAacgtttttgtcacaaatataaactctaaagatcaaaatgaccaaaatgtttcattaaagaggtaaatctatgcttatacccctagggttaactaatccaaaccttagggtttagagttaaggagtggaaatttgagattgagatttaattttataaaataaaaaataaatattaaaattttaaatagtttcaaaagtattttcgaattacaaaaaactttgaaaaaaaaatattcgaaaaaaaaattataaaaaagttagaatttgaaaacatataatctaaaactataaaaatatatatattttatttttattttattttttatatatctagggtagcAGGGctattttacctattaaattaaacattttggtcattttcctctttgtgttctatttttgtgatcaaaacttgaaaattgtcTATTTAAGAGAATTGCCCTAATAGTAATAATACTaagactattaaataatatttaagaaaaatcgtttttattattttagtatatatattttaattatgatatagtttaacacatatcacatttttaaatatataactactATGAGTcacaatcatgttaattagtaattttgaaaaaccaaactcaatataatcttttataattatattttcattaaaattctagaaaagaaaaaattatattaaataaatagttttcaaatctattttttaggatttttaaaaaggaaaatttctaaaaacattgctactaaatatttttataaatcatttttactattaaatagtttttaaaagtagtttttgttcaaaattcatttttattatcttattatatatatttttaatcagtatatatttaaacacatgtcacaatattaaaaagaaaattattagcaaataatcttttgcaataatcttttgattaggattttaaaaaagaaaaattaatattaaataatatatataataatatttttaataaaagtaatttttgttaatattttagtatatatatttttaattatgagatagattaacacatgtcacaactttaaatatataattgtcatGTGTCGTGATCATGTTAATTATCAACTTTGAATATAAAAACAGTACAATTAGTTACAGTTATTGTATAGCGCCTAAACGCCGCCTAGACGATAGAACACTGGATAGAAACAATAAGCGTTACTACATGCGACTTATGGAAAACGgctaataatattttcaaatatgttcCCATGCATATCTTGACGAACATATTTGCAACACGACCAGAATCTGATGTCAGTATTATTGAGTGCGTGAACCCATTAACCAAGCGTCGTACTCGATATGCATATTGGAAAAACAGTAAGGTATGTGTTTAGCCTTTtctttggttgaatatatgTCTATTCTTTCAATATCTTTAAGCTCGAGTTACATATTTGATTGTGATGTACATTCGACTTTAGGTTAATCACTCGGAATCTTGGATCATCAATATGGATATCATTAGGATCTAGACCTAAGGccttaattaataattaatgatattgaTCACTCAAGAGTCAATGCATCGATTACTAATATGGTTTTCTAACTTCTCGTTTTCTTATCAACTAGTGGATTCTAGCTTGCTTATGCActgttataaatatttaaaaattaattaattattaattatatgaatAAAAGATGTCGTGGATTCAATGTATAACATTTTGTTATTATTACTTTTGGACAAAGCCTATAAAAATCTACTTCTTTCATGTTAGAAAGATACATTCATtcgaacacaacaacaacaaaaacaagacATCTTCTTCCACTtgaatattcttttatttttttagttgttTTGTGTTTGAGGGTAACGAACATAGGTTCGACATGTTCTTTTCTTCAgtgatataaaattaaaatatatccaGTTGTATCATAGGATTTTGGAATGCCATGCAAATTATCATACAATGGGACGATTACAGAATTAATGAAAGAGTGTCTCTCCTCTTGCAAACCCGTTTTTCTTTCCAAATTCTTGTATcgatttatttattcaaatgctttacaatttttcaatttttcctATTTTAGAATTTGTGTTCTTACAGTGTGATGTTGTGAATTGAGAGTACATATAATACAAGAAAAGATTATAATTTTTGGTTCGATGAGACAATGATCTTTTAAACATGGAACATTTTCAATATATGGTTTTTACTCATGTATAAATGAGAGTGCATATTGATTGAAGAACTGATTAGTAAGCAGAAGGACTAGGCACGGTATTAATTTATACATGCTTTATCAGTGCATTGGCAACAACAAACACCGCCATAACTATAAATTCGACATTCACCTGCATTTTGGAACCCCATAGACTCGCATTTTGCCGCGCATGGTGGCGTGAGTGTACATCCGTCCGGCATACATTTGTAATAAACTCCTAATTAATTGGTTTatcataaaaacaaatagaCAATACATCAAGtaccaaaataaattaattcaatATTTTAACATATTGCATATACATATGGACTTTTGTTCTGTGTTTAGTGACTTTAgcttgtttttaaaaataaaagatcaaCTGAATTGAGAAATACGGATTAGaaaaagttgtttttttttgagtttgagAAGTCCATATCTAAACAAAGAAATACGTCTACCTGGAACGGCCGAATCAATGGGCAAAATGATGAGAGCAAACACCATCATGGAAAGTAACAGAAGAGATGAAAACTTCTCGGTTGCCATTACTTTAGTTTTAGTAAATGCTGGAAAAAAATAAGGCCTATAAAATAGTTTGGtacaaaataaatgttagaAGAAATTCTTATATAATAAGTACTTATTAAGACTAAGAATATAAcgaatatcaaaaataatatttctctatgtaataaatattttgtaactgCTCAAAGATGTATTTTTTCAATATTTGTTGTCTTCTTCAGTAAGAAACTTTAACATTATAGATCAAACCACCTTTACTCTGGTTATTTGTTGAGAACTGGTTGCGTTGGTCTTCTTTGTGTTTGTATACACATTTAcacaaatatatagtttttttttgtgtgttcaaaaaaaaaatatagagtttttttaataaatcttCCATATCATGGTAATGAATATCTCCATATCATAAATTTGACTGTATTATCTACAATTGGGCAATGtatttaatagttattatgtTTCCATTAAAAATTGTGCTGAGATGTTaagctatttttaattttaaataatataaagacCCTTTTATAAAAAAGCACATTTAATTAAGAATCTAGCACCCCCTACTTTCCAAAACTTTTAATCCCTTTTTAAAAGAGAATTTAATTATTCTCAGATTCAAACTCAAACTTAAGTTATAATCTATCAACTTCCATTTGTTTAGATTATCTAATGTCTAAATCTAAGATTTCAACTTCTTTTGCAAATATTTAGAAAGTGTTGATCGATGAACTTTATAAGTATCAATCGGTACACTTTTCAAAACGCCGATCGATACACATGTCGGTGTGTCGATCGATATATCTTCTAGCAAGCTTTAGCGAATGGGTTTGACGTGTTCTCTAATTTTCTAACCAACTTTCGTATGCGCCTAGTTAATTAGATCATactagttttgttacaaaaaacaGACCAAGCTTCCGCTTGCGCCAATcaatcctaagatctaagttCAGGGTGATCAAGCCTAGACTTAGCAGTAATAAAGGAAATGAAGCAGTCATGGTCGGTGATGGCTCCTATCTCCCTATAACCCACGTTGGTTCCACCAATATCTCGTCTCAGACAGGTAACATTCATCTGAACGATGTCTTAGTTTGTCCCTCTATGAAGAAGTCTTTACTGTCAGTATCAAACTTGTGTGATGACTATTTGTGTGGGGTTTTCTTTGATGCTAATGGTGTATATATGATTGATCTGCTAAAGTAGAAAGTGGTGACAAAAGGGCCTCGAAGTAAAGGTCTTTACATGTTGAAGGATTCTCAGGTTAAAGTTCATTTCTCAAACCGATAAGTTACAACATCTGAGACAGTGTGGCATCATCGGTTAGGACACTCCAATCCAAGGATTCTTCAACATCTCAACAACAACAAGGATATCATCATGAATAAGAATAGAACAACCTCCAATTGTGAGCCTTGTCAGATGGGGAAGAACAATTGTTTacagtttttttcttctcagtCTTTTGTTTCTATTCACTTAGAGAAAATACATTGTAATCTCTGGGGACTATCTCCTGTAATATCGAATCAAAGATTCCGCTTCTATGCTATCTTTATTGATGAATATACAAGGTTTTCCTGGTTAGACCCTATAAAACAAAATTCTGAgttcttcagtatcttggtaCCATTTCAAAGGCTAGTTGAAAATCAACATTCCTTGAAGATTAAACAGTTTCAAAGTGATGATGGCGGTGATTTTTTGAACATGCAGATGAAGAATCACTTGTTGGAATGTGACGTAGAGCATCACATATCTTGTTCGTACTCACCTCAGCAAAATGGTCTAGCTGAGAGAAAGTACAAACAACTTTAAGGATATTATGTTTGTTTAGTAATTCAtatgttattttagtttttatttaatgataaacaataaaaatatacttatgcattcaaaaagataaatatataaaaatttggtaagaataattaatttttttagattttttatcatgaagattttaaaaatctcaTGAATTTCCcttgatattttaaaagttgTCTTATGagtaaatataaaaagaattcACCTCTTAATAACAGTAAATGTAATTAGAAAAAGAGAATCAATAAGAACTAAAATTTTTGGATAACAATG is drawn from Brassica rapa cultivar Chiifu-401-42 chromosome A05, CAAS_Brap_v3.01, whole genome shotgun sequence and contains these coding sequences:
- the LOC103868424 gene encoding defensin-like protein 90, with the translated sequence MATEKFSSLLLLSMMVFALIILPIDSAVPGVYYKCMPDGCTLTPPCAAKCESMGFQNAGECRIYSYGGVCCCQCTDKACIN